In Colwellia sp. M166, a genomic segment contains:
- a CDS encoding transposase — MPKPRSQQISLLDTPYYHICSRTVRKAFLCGVDKETGVSYAHTRSWIEKRIFQLSQAFAIDICAHAVMHNHLHLVLHVDSEQVKSWTTEEVLRRWHRLFKGTLLTQQYTSKHPLDKFQLAIVEETANIYKQRLIDISWFMRSLNEPIARQANREDKCTGHFWEGRFKSQALLDEGALLSCMAYVDLNPVRAGIASTPEQSDFTSIQLRIKAAIKGRQPAVLLSFSGNEHKSKTTGIRFNLQDYFTLVDETGRILRDDKRGAINPKVTKILVRLQISDKGWLKLTTNFEGIFTGAVGTAEHLCEFSEHVGLKRTHGLANAKICLNSV; from the coding sequence ATGCCTAAGCCCCGTTCACAACAAATTAGTTTACTCGATACGCCTTATTATCATATTTGTAGCCGCACGGTACGAAAGGCATTTTTATGTGGTGTAGATAAAGAAACGGGTGTGAGTTATGCGCACACGCGCAGTTGGATAGAAAAACGTATATTTCAATTATCTCAAGCCTTTGCTATCGATATTTGTGCCCATGCTGTTATGCATAACCATTTACACTTGGTATTACATGTAGATAGCGAGCAAGTGAAAAGTTGGACAACAGAAGAAGTATTAAGGCGTTGGCATCGTTTATTTAAAGGCACATTGCTGACTCAGCAATACACAAGTAAACATCCTCTCGATAAGTTTCAACTGGCAATAGTTGAAGAAACCGCGAACATCTATAAACAACGGTTAATCGATATCAGCTGGTTCATGCGCTCGTTAAATGAGCCTATCGCCCGTCAAGCCAACCGAGAAGATAAATGTACAGGACATTTTTGGGAGGGACGCTTTAAATCACAAGCCTTATTGGATGAGGGCGCACTGCTGTCGTGCATGGCTTATGTTGACTTAAACCCCGTCCGTGCGGGTATTGCATCGACACCGGAGCAGTCCGACTTCACCAGTATCCAATTACGTATTAAAGCAGCAATAAAAGGCAGACAACCAGCCGTGTTACTGTCTTTTAGCGGAAATGAACATAAAAGCAAAACCACAGGTATTCGATTCAACTTACAAGATTACTTCACCCTTGTGGATGAAACCGGCCGCATACTCAGAGATGATAAGCGTGGCGCTATTAATCCTAAGGTAACTAAGATACTGGTAAGACTACAGATCAGTGATAAAGGTTGGTTAAAGTTGACCACTAACTTTGAAGGTATTTTTACCGGCGCGGTAGGTACAGCAGAGCACTTATGTGAATTTAGTGAACATGTAGGTCTAAAAAGAACCCACGGCCTAGCGAATGCTAAAATATGTTTGAATAGCGTTTAA
- the alaS gene encoding alanine--tRNA ligase: protein MIETSAQLRQAFLDFYASKQHQIVASSSLVPGNDATLLFTNAGMVPFKDVFLGGDTRSYTRATSAQRCVRAGGKHNDLENVGYTARHHTFFEMLGNFSFGDYFKKDAIHYAWEFLTTVLALPKEKLLVTIYESDEEAYNFWLNDIGIPAEKIIRIGDKSADKKYESDNFWSMGDTGPCGPCSEIFYDHGEDIFGGPPGSPDEDGDRFIEIWNIVFMQYNRHADGTMEPLPKPSVDTGMGLERIAAIMQGVHSNYEIDIFQGLIRDTAKLLECDDLAHKSLRVIADHIRSCSFLITDGVMPSNEGRGYVLRRIIRRAIRHGHKLEAKSFFFHKIVASLAEQMGQAYPELVQQQAIIEKILRIEEEQFGRTLDRGMTLLEDILAELKGDTIAGDDVFKLYDTYGFPADLTADIARERQLSIDLEGFDAAMTQQRIRAQKASQFGTDYNNTIKSDHRTQFKGYTRNEISSTVVELFNDDSSVVELNAGETGIVVLDKTPFYAESGGQVGDSGVLHIDDGIFEVTDTFKLGHAFAHKGIAHHNIGLNRRVKAEINSERRAAIVKNHTATHILHATLRKVLGEHVTQKGSLCDAEKLRFDFSHFEGVTREELSTIERMVNEQIRSNLTRETQLMQIDEAKEKGAMALFGEKYDDEVRVVTLGGFSTELCGGVHVDRTGDIGLFKIVSESGIAAGVRRIEAVTAEAALNYFTAQEQMLNTIAVLVKTDPVNVTSKVEQVILRNKELEKELAQFKQQLASQAGSDLVSQAIEFNGVKALIANLNGVEAKSLRGMVDDLKNKMGSGIILLATASDNKVSLIAGVTKDLIGQVKSGELVNVAAQEVGGKGGGRPDMAQAGGSQPENIEVALKAAKGWLEDKLS, encoded by the coding sequence ATGATTGAAACTAGTGCCCAATTGCGTCAGGCATTTTTAGATTTTTATGCTTCTAAGCAGCACCAAATTGTTGCAAGTAGCTCTCTTGTTCCTGGCAACGATGCGACATTACTATTTACTAATGCCGGTATGGTACCGTTTAAAGATGTATTTCTTGGTGGTGATACCCGCAGTTATACACGAGCTACGTCAGCACAGCGCTGTGTGCGTGCCGGCGGTAAACATAATGATTTAGAAAATGTCGGCTATACCGCACGTCATCATACTTTTTTCGAAATGTTAGGTAATTTCAGTTTTGGAGATTACTTTAAAAAAGATGCTATTCACTATGCGTGGGAATTTTTAACCACAGTATTGGCATTACCCAAAGAAAAGCTTTTAGTGACTATTTATGAGAGTGATGAAGAAGCATATAACTTTTGGCTAAATGATATTGGCATACCAGCAGAAAAAATTATTCGTATTGGTGATAAGTCAGCAGATAAAAAGTACGAATCTGATAACTTTTGGTCGATGGGTGATACGGGACCATGTGGTCCATGTTCAGAGATTTTTTATGATCACGGAGAAGATATCTTCGGTGGCCCTCCTGGTTCGCCTGATGAAGATGGCGATCGTTTCATCGAAATTTGGAATATTGTTTTCATGCAGTACAACCGTCACGCTGATGGTACGATGGAACCGCTCCCTAAACCGTCGGTTGATACGGGCATGGGATTAGAACGCATTGCAGCAATCATGCAGGGTGTGCATAGCAATTATGAAATTGATATTTTCCAAGGCTTAATTCGTGATACCGCTAAATTACTTGAGTGTGACGATTTAGCGCATAAATCATTGCGCGTTATTGCTGACCATATTCGTTCATGTAGCTTTTTGATCACCGATGGTGTTATGCCGTCAAATGAAGGACGTGGTTATGTTTTACGTCGTATTATTCGTCGTGCTATCCGCCATGGTCATAAATTAGAAGCCAAATCATTCTTCTTTCATAAAATAGTCGCCTCCTTAGCTGAGCAAATGGGGCAGGCATATCCTGAACTTGTTCAGCAACAAGCTATTATTGAAAAAATCTTACGTATCGAAGAAGAACAATTTGGCCGAACATTAGATCGCGGTATGACGTTACTAGAAGATATTCTAGCTGAACTTAAAGGCGATACCATTGCCGGCGATGATGTCTTTAAATTGTATGATACTTATGGCTTTCCAGCAGATTTAACCGCGGATATCGCTCGTGAACGTCAATTAAGCATAGACCTTGAAGGTTTTGATGCTGCGATGACTCAGCAACGTATTCGAGCGCAGAAAGCCAGTCAATTTGGTACTGATTATAACAACACAATTAAGTCTGATCACCGTACCCAATTTAAAGGTTACACCCGTAATGAAATATCATCGACGGTTGTTGAGCTTTTTAATGATGATTCATCCGTGGTTGAACTAAATGCCGGCGAAACTGGTATTGTTGTGCTTGATAAAACGCCATTTTATGCTGAATCTGGTGGACAGGTTGGTGATAGCGGCGTGCTGCATATTGATGATGGTATATTTGAAGTAACAGATACTTTTAAATTAGGTCACGCATTTGCCCACAAAGGTATTGCGCATCACAACATTGGTTTGAACCGCCGTGTCAAAGCAGAGATTAACAGTGAGCGTCGTGCAGCTATTGTTAAAAATCATACCGCTACACATATTTTACACGCGACATTGCGTAAAGTACTAGGTGAACATGTCACGCAGAAAGGTTCTTTATGTGATGCTGAAAAATTACGTTTTGACTTTTCTCATTTTGAAGGCGTTACACGTGAAGAATTAAGCACTATTGAACGTATGGTCAATGAACAAATTCGCAGTAACTTAACTCGTGAAACGCAGTTAATGCAAATTGACGAGGCAAAAGAAAAAGGTGCCATGGCATTATTCGGTGAAAAGTATGACGATGAAGTACGTGTTGTTACTTTAGGCGGCTTTTCTACCGAACTTTGTGGTGGCGTGCATGTTGATCGTACCGGTGACATTGGGTTATTTAAAATTGTTTCTGAGTCAGGCATTGCTGCTGGTGTACGACGCATAGAAGCGGTAACAGCTGAGGCGGCATTAAATTATTTTACTGCCCAAGAGCAAATGTTAAACACTATTGCAGTATTAGTTAAAACTGACCCGGTAAATGTAACCAGTAAAGTTGAACAAGTTATCTTGCGCAATAAAGAGTTAGAGAAAGAACTCGCCCAATTTAAACAGCAATTGGCTAGTCAAGCAGGCTCTGATCTAGTGAGTCAAGCCATTGAATTTAATGGTGTGAAAGCACTTATTGCTAATTTGAACGGTGTTGAGGCTAAATCTCTGCGTGGTATGGTTGATGATCTGAAAAACAAGATGGGTTCAGGCATTATATTGCTAGCTACAGCTAGTGATAATAAGGTGAGCTTGATTGCTGGCGTGACTAAAGATCTTATTGGTCAAGTAAAGTCAGGCGAATTAGTTAATGTCGCAGCACAAGAAGTTGGCGGTAAAGGTGGTGGACGCCCTGATATGGCACAAGCGGGTGGTAGTCAGCCAGAAAACATTGAAGTCGCTTTAAAGGCAGCAAAAGGCTGGTTAGAAGATAAATTAAGCTAA
- a CDS encoding OprO/OprP family phosphate-selective porin produces the protein MKNVTLAITTAALLSAAGTANAGAKIKINDDATIDLGFRLQTLLITRSGDVNTEDEFKVRRARFRLGSTLTDKASIFLQTDVSGKSMDMIDAFITFKPSENFNIIVGENMVPASRQNLTSSAALMTLDRPGIAYKSLNWGGRALESFSNTTIGETKSGLGSKYAVRDGGATVFGKGNISNDTHYKYYIGLYNGADDAASDGYMYSGRFQVNFGDAESGYYNASTYLGKKETYSLGVSYTAQADATIEVDTGKAVDYSLLTVDGFIEQPIGNGTLSAEAAYSKMELDGAGLLQTGGNGKNSEGDGFYAQTGFLVNDWQVWAGYEQWDSTDTANIGTFDSVRLGFTYFMKGQNLNLKAGIEKTNFDWNDKSDTSFVLGAYVNF, from the coding sequence ATGAAAAATGTAACTCTTGCTATTACCACCGCAGCATTATTAAGCGCGGCAGGCACAGCTAATGCTGGTGCTAAAATTAAAATAAACGATGATGCCACAATCGACCTTGGCTTTCGTTTACAAACTTTATTAATCACCCGCAGCGGCGACGTTAATACAGAAGATGAATTTAAAGTACGCCGTGCGCGTTTTCGCTTAGGGTCAACCCTTACTGATAAAGCCAGCATTTTCTTACAAACTGACGTATCGGGTAAAAGCATGGATATGATCGATGCCTTTATCACCTTTAAGCCTAGTGAAAATTTTAATATTATTGTTGGTGAAAATATGGTGCCTGCATCACGCCAAAATTTAACTTCATCCGCAGCATTAATGACCTTGGATCGCCCAGGCATTGCTTATAAATCATTAAACTGGGGTGGCCGCGCTTTAGAGTCGTTTTCTAATACCACCATTGGTGAAACTAAATCTGGGCTTGGTTCAAAATACGCGGTTCGTGATGGCGGTGCTACTGTTTTTGGTAAGGGTAATATCAGCAACGACACTCATTACAAATATTATATTGGCTTATATAATGGTGCCGACGACGCGGCAAGTGATGGTTATATGTATTCAGGACGTTTTCAAGTTAACTTTGGTGACGCCGAAAGCGGTTACTACAACGCATCTACTTATTTAGGTAAAAAGGAAACTTATTCATTAGGGGTATCATATACCGCACAAGCAGACGCGACTATTGAAGTTGACACAGGTAAGGCTGTTGATTACTCATTATTAACCGTTGACGGTTTTATAGAGCAACCCATTGGTAATGGTACTTTATCTGCTGAAGCAGCATACAGTAAAATGGAATTAGACGGCGCAGGTTTATTACAAACAGGTGGTAATGGTAAAAATTCAGAAGGTGATGGTTTTTATGCACAAACCGGCTTTTTAGTTAATGATTGGCAAGTTTGGGCGGGTTATGAACAATGGGATTCTACCGATACAGCTAATATTGGTACCTTCGATTCAGTCCGTTTAGGTTTTACTTATTTTATGAAAGGGCAAAATTTAAACCTTAAAGCCGGTATAGAAAAAACCAATTTTGACTGGAATGATAAGTCAGATACCTCTTTTGTATTAGGTGCTTACGTAAACTTTTAA
- a CDS encoding cell division protein FtsZ, which yields MEELLQTRAEILITVVGIGGCGCNTVNMLHESNLGHSVNLLAVNTDLATLNFIDVENKVLIGENLTNGYGAGADPAVGLKAAQESEEAIENALQGSDVVVITAGFGGGTGTGASPLVAKVARELGISCIAIVTLPFESEGKMRMDYALQGLGDIKEPAQAFITLSNDLLLKGLCDSVGLFSAFKQSNDVLKNLVSALVQMFTQTGFINVDKNDFSRILSYEGESILGVGKAESEDQYLEALEQALNNPLVSIANIDTAKGIIIQIVCREEIQLSTYDGIPKQIRSKLANESALIVVGVTLDPNLDSALEILLIASGISCADKQVSNKEQTKKVSYLDDDLSFIRHESSSIESNEQVASAEADYTDIPAITRKLLEAQRLNDLAQVKV from the coding sequence ATGGAAGAACTTTTGCAAACACGAGCAGAAATACTTATTACTGTCGTTGGTATTGGAGGTTGCGGTTGTAATACCGTTAATATGTTACATGAAAGCAATCTAGGTCATAGTGTTAATTTACTTGCCGTTAATACAGATTTAGCAACGCTGAACTTCATCGATGTTGAAAATAAAGTGTTGATAGGTGAAAACTTAACCAATGGCTATGGAGCTGGTGCAGACCCTGCTGTTGGATTGAAAGCCGCACAAGAAAGTGAGGAAGCCATAGAAAATGCGCTTCAAGGTAGTGATGTAGTTGTTATTACCGCCGGTTTTGGTGGTGGAACAGGCACAGGCGCTAGCCCCTTGGTGGCGAAAGTAGCTCGTGAATTAGGCATAAGTTGTATAGCAATTGTGACCTTACCATTTGAAAGTGAAGGTAAAATGCGTATGGATTACGCGTTACAAGGATTAGGTGATATTAAGGAGCCAGCACAAGCCTTTATTACACTATCCAATGATTTACTGCTTAAAGGGCTTTGTGATAGTGTCGGGCTATTTTCTGCTTTCAAGCAAAGTAATGACGTATTAAAAAATTTAGTTTCAGCCTTGGTTCAAATGTTTACTCAAACAGGTTTCATAAATGTTGATAAAAATGATTTTTCAAGAATATTATCATATGAAGGGGAGTCGATACTTGGCGTCGGTAAAGCTGAAAGCGAAGACCAATACCTAGAAGCTTTAGAGCAAGCGCTTAATAATCCACTGGTATCTATTGCCAATATTGACACCGCAAAAGGCATTATTATTCAGATCGTTTGTCGAGAAGAGATACAATTATCGACATACGACGGTATACCTAAACAAATTCGTTCTAAATTAGCCAATGAATCAGCCCTTATTGTTGTTGGTGTAACCTTAGATCCCAATTTAGATTCAGCCCTTGAGATCTTATTGATAGCATCAGGAATAAGCTGTGCGGATAAGCAAGTAAGTAACAAAGAACAAACCAAGAAAGTTTCATATTTAGATGATGATTTATCTTTTATTCGTCATGAAAGTAGCTCAATTGAAAGTAATGAACAGGTAGCTTCAGCTGAGGCTGATTATACTGATATCCCAGCAATAACGAGAAAGCTATTAGAAGCTCAACGATTAAACGATTTAGCCCAAGTAAAGGTGTGA
- a CDS encoding YafY family protein: MLAFQRRLDLLDHIPRSPNKISTRQLLDLLESYGHEKLVIRKIQRDLEAIESLGIFGLEVDKRSKPYGWSINLNWKKLNISLMDANSALAFSTLKEVAGTLLPESTLDDLSAYFQKADIIIKNEKSPLISHWKNSVALINSNNLVSLPLPDEEALSIIKQAIYFKKQISADLKRYLLANKNPIWKRYQHINPLGLIQRENVVTLICSIGSFHQKIYKFPIAFIKNVEIDDVEVSVPEQFNFEQIKNSYFSSNLRHEKISLVLLARKDSYFVMSNGKFSDNQTTIETENSELVKISATVEDNPKLRAFLRGLGSSIEVLEPNVLRTYFKALAQELLTKYQ, translated from the coding sequence TTGTTAGCATTTCAGCGACGATTAGATTTACTTGATCATATTCCACGCTCCCCTAATAAAATCTCTACACGGCAACTACTTGATTTACTTGAGTCTTACGGCCATGAAAAGCTAGTTATTAGAAAAATACAGCGTGACCTAGAAGCGATTGAATCTTTAGGTATATTTGGGCTTGAAGTAGATAAGCGCTCAAAACCTTATGGCTGGTCAATCAACCTAAACTGGAAAAAACTTAATATTTCTTTAATGGATGCTAATTCTGCGTTGGCATTTTCAACGTTAAAAGAAGTGGCGGGCACTTTACTGCCAGAGTCGACCTTAGATGATCTTTCTGCATATTTTCAAAAAGCAGACATTATCATTAAAAATGAAAAATCTCCCTTGATCTCTCACTGGAAAAACTCAGTTGCTTTAATTAATAGTAATAATCTGGTGTCTTTACCGTTACCTGATGAGGAAGCATTATCTATCATCAAGCAAGCAATTTACTTCAAGAAACAAATATCAGCAGATTTAAAACGTTACTTATTGGCTAATAAAAATCCTATCTGGAAACGCTATCAGCACATAAACCCATTAGGCTTAATTCAACGAGAAAATGTTGTAACCTTGATATGTAGCATAGGAAGCTTTCATCAAAAAATTTACAAATTCCCCATCGCTTTTATTAAAAATGTTGAGATAGATGATGTTGAGGTCAGCGTTCCAGAGCAGTTTAATTTCGAACAAATAAAAAACTCATATTTCAGCTCTAACCTTAGACATGAAAAAATATCACTCGTTCTGTTAGCTCGTAAAGACAGTTACTTTGTTATGAGTAATGGTAAGTTCAGTGATAATCAAACAACGATTGAAACTGAAAATTCGGAACTAGTAAAAATTAGTGCAACTGTTGAAGATAATCCAAAACTACGGGCTTTTTTACGTGGTCTGGGCAGCTCGATAGAAGTGCTAGAACCTAACGTTTTAAGAACATATTTTAAAGCACTAGCGCAAGAGTTACTCACTAAGTATCAATAA
- a CDS encoding MBL fold metallo-hydrolase → MLRKSLVTLALLLGVSAVASVAAQDMADANITVQPAAGDVYMLQGPGGNIGVLATEKGLLLVDDKFASLAEKIEFAMKGIEDNELKYVINTHYHGDHTGSNQFFAHKAPIFAHENVRNRLSSKAGLSAESLPVVTYKDGITIYLDNEEVQLTHLPAGHTDGDTYVYFKNANVLHTGDLFFEVGFPYVDLKSGGSIKGYLASVRHMIANTPDDVVIIPGHGKLTNKKRLVAFAEMMAYSIDKVSKALAAGKSEADIVAQGIGEKYQHLSWSFITEEKWLKTLIADLK, encoded by the coding sequence ATGTTGAGAAAATCTTTAGTGACGTTGGCACTGTTATTGGGCGTTTCTGCGGTTGCATCGGTTGCCGCACAAGATATGGCTGATGCCAATATAACGGTACAACCGGCTGCCGGTGATGTTTATATGCTACAAGGTCCCGGTGGTAATATTGGTGTATTAGCAACAGAAAAGGGCTTATTGCTGGTTGATGACAAGTTTGCGTCTTTAGCTGAGAAAATTGAATTTGCGATGAAGGGCATTGAAGATAATGAACTTAAGTATGTGATCAATACTCATTATCATGGTGATCATACTGGCAGCAATCAGTTCTTTGCTCATAAAGCACCTATATTTGCCCATGAAAACGTCCGTAACCGTTTAAGTAGTAAAGCTGGGCTTAGTGCTGAAAGTTTACCGGTTGTTACTTACAAAGATGGCATTACCATTTATTTAGATAATGAAGAAGTCCAGCTAACGCATTTGCCCGCGGGACATACCGATGGCGATACGTACGTGTATTTTAAAAACGCTAATGTTTTGCACACGGGAGATTTATTTTTTGAAGTCGGTTTTCCTTACGTTGACCTAAAAAGTGGAGGCAGTATTAAAGGCTATTTAGCCAGTGTTCGCCATATGATAGCTAACACGCCAGATGATGTAGTGATAATTCCTGGTCATGGCAAATTAACTAATAAAAAGCGTCTAGTTGCCTTTGCTGAAATGATGGCTTATAGCATTGATAAAGTCAGTAAAGCATTGGCTGCGGGTAAGTCTGAAGCAGATATTGTTGCACAAGGTATTGGGGAGAAGTATCAGCATTTATCTTGGTCATTTATCACCGAAGAGAAATGGTTAAAAACTTTAATTGCTGATTTAAAGTAA